CCGGTCGCGAGGCGTCCACGGCCGAGGGCCTCGTCGAGGTGGCCATGGCGAGCGTCAACCTCGGCGCGCTGCTCAAGGATCAAGAGAACTTCGACGGCGCGCGCACGGCCTGGGAGGCGGCGGTGGCGGTCGGTCGCGAGGCGTCCACGACCGAGGGCCTCGTCGAGGTGGCCATGGCGAACTTCAACCTCGGCGTGCTGCTCGAGGACCAGGGCAACCCCGACGGCGCGCGCACGGCCTACGAGGCGGCGGTGGCGGTCGGTCGCGAGGCGTCCACGGCCGAGGGCCTCGTCCAGGTGGCCAAGGCGAGCGTCAACCTCGGCGTGCTGCTCCAGGACCAAGAGGACCGCGACGGCGCATGCGCGGCTTTCAGAGAAGCGTTTGAGACGGGACGTGCTGCGGGCACACCCGAAGGCGAGGAGGTTGCCACCGCAGCACAACGAGCGCTGGACGTCTTCGACTGCGGTCCGCCTGACGGCTGAGGCCGGGTGCTCGGCCCGTCGCAGCGCGGCCCTCGTTTCTCGATTCCTACACCCTGCC
The sequence above is a segment of the Bacteroidota bacterium genome. Coding sequences within it:
- a CDS encoding tetratricopeptide repeat protein gives rise to the protein GREASTAEGLVEVAMASVNLGALLKDQENFDGARTAWEAAVAVGREASTTEGLVEVAMANFNLGVLLEDQGNPDGARTAYEAAVAVGREASTAEGLVQVAKASVNLGVLLQDQEDRDGACAAFREAFETGRAAGTPEGEEVATAAQRALDVFDCGPPDG